In Aegilops tauschii subsp. strangulata cultivar AL8/78 chromosome 3, Aet v6.0, whole genome shotgun sequence, one genomic interval encodes:
- the LOC109759422 gene encoding membrane protein PM19L, translating into MANAGLKPVAGFLLMLNFCMYLIVAAVGGWAINFAINNGFFIGSGLELPSHFSPIYFPIGNAATGFFVIFAVIASVVGMGAALAGFHHVRAWSHESLPAAASSAFIAWMLTLLAMGLAVKEIDLNGRNARLITMEAFTIILSGTQLFYILAIHGGR; encoded by the exons ATGGCGAACGCGGGGCTGAAGCCGGTGGCCGGCTTCCTCCTGATGCTCAACTTCTGCATGTACCTCATCGTCGCCGCGGTCGGGGGCTGGGCCATCAACTTCGCCATCAACAACGGCTTCTTCATAG GTTCCGGGCTGGAGCTGCCGTCACACTTCTCTCCGATCTACTTCCCGATAGGGAACGCGGCGACTGGGTTCTTCGTCATCTTCGCCGTGATTGCCAGCGTGGTCGGCATGGGGGCGGCGCTTGCCGGATTCCACCATGTCCGGGCGTGGAGCCACGAGAGCCTGCCGGCGGCAGCCTCCTCTGCGTTCATCGCCTGGATGCTCACGCTGCTCGCCATGGG ATTGGCAGTCAAGGAGATTGACCTGAACGGCAGGAATGCTAGACTG ATAACCATGGAGGCTTTCACCATCATACTCTCGGGGACGCAGCTCTTCTACATACTCGCCATACACGGAGGGAGGTGA
- the LOC109759417 gene encoding mitogen-activated protein kinase kinase kinase 18 produces MDATTAKQLRRLRTLGRGASGAVVWLASDDASGELLAVKSAGAGAAETLRCEGRVMAGLCSPHIVPCLGSRAAPGGEYQLFLEFAPRGSLADEAARSGGSLAERAIQGYAGDVARGLAYLHGNSLVHGDVKARNVMLGGDGRAKLADFGCARAADSDRTIGGTPAFMAPEVARGEEQGLAADVWALGCTVIEMATGRAPWGDMDDVFAAVHRIGYTDAVPELPASLSPQAKDFLCKCLARNPRHRSTAAQLLEHPFLASAFRDVDAEPAKQDWMSPKSTLNAEFWESDEESETEDMLTSAAERIASLASPCSALPDWESDDGWIDVHGERPEASETTSATAIAGTDFGPWSREEGLEAELGVRFADADAGRWYDLVRNVDGAHYFGWYERDFSVSVATDRPLCLIVSHRRKIVKFGCHCDRERTIHSDFAQIFRCLELPSMLISKNT; encoded by the exons atggatgccacaacggccaagcAGCTCAGGCGGCTCCGCACGCTCGGCCGCGGCGCGTCCGGCGCCGTCGTCTGGCTCGCCTCCGACGACGCCTCCGGCGAGCTTCTCGCGGTCAAGtcggccggcgccggcgcggccGAGACGCTGCGGTGCGAGGGCCGCGTCATGGCCGGGCTCTGCTCCCCGCACATCGTCCCGTGCCTCGGCTCCCGCGCCGCACCCGGCGGCGAGTACCAGCTCTTCCTCGAGTTCGCGCCGCGCGGCTCGCTCGCCGACGAGGCTGCCAGGAGCGGCGGGAGCCTCGCGGAGCGCGCCATCCAGGGGTACGCGGGGGACGTGGCCAGGGGGCTTGCCTACCTCCACGGGAACTCGCTGGTGCACGGGGACGTCAAGGCTAGGAACGTCATGCTCGGCGGCGACGGCCGAGCCAAGCTCGCGGACTTCGGATGCGCGAGGGCGGCGGATTCCGACCGGACGATCGGCGGCACTCCGGCGTTCATGGCGCCGGAGGTGGCGCGCGGGGAGGAGCAGGGCCTGGCGGCCGACGTGTGGGCGCTCGGCTGCACCGTCATCGAGATGGCCACCGGCCGCGCCCCGTGGGGCGACATGGACGACGTCTTCGCGGCGGTCCACCGGATCGGATACACGGACGCCGTGCCCGAGCTGCCAGCGTCGCTGTCGCCGCAGGCCAAGGACTTCCTGTGCAAGTGCTTGGCAAGAAACCCCCGCCACCGGTCCACCGCCGCGCAGCTCCTAGAGCACCCGTTCCTCGCGTCCGCCTTCCGCGACGTCGACGCGGAACCGGCGAAGCAGGATTGGATGTCCCCCAAGAGCACACTCAACGCGGAATTCTGGGAGTCGGACGAGGAAAGCGAAACAGAGGACATGCTGACGAGCGCGGCCGAGAGGATCGCCTCGTTGGCGAGCCCTTGCTCGGCCTTGCCAGACTGGGAGTCCGACGATGGCTGGATCGACGTGCACGGCGAACGCCCTGAAGCTTCAGAAACAACGTCGGCCACGGCGATCGCCGGCACAGATTTCGGTCCTTGGAGCCGTGAAGAAGGATTGGAAGCCGAGCTTGGTGTCCGTTTCGCTGATGCGGATGCCGGTAGGTGGTACGACCTTGTGCGGAATGTGGATGGAGCGCATTATTTCGGTTGGTACGAGAGAGATTTTAGTGTCAGTGTCGCTACTGATAGACCATTGTGCCTCATTGTTAGTCACAGACGCAAAATTGTAAAATTCGGTTGTCATTGCGACAGAGAAAGAACAATACATTCTGATTTTGCACAAATATTTCGTTGTCTTGAGCTTCCGTCGATGCT AATTTCAAAAAACACATAA